A window of the Pseudomonadota bacterium genome harbors these coding sequences:
- a CDS encoding RNA methyltransferase, giving the protein MTAEGQDADRLRFVLVRPSVPGNIGATARAIKTMGHHQLWLVSPDTEFPHREATRRAVEAADVLEQATVVDTLAEALAGCQLSVAVSARRRHADWPILSPDELRDRVSSVEGEVALVFGPESSGLSNEELFQCRLQTIIASNPRCPSLNLSHAVQIYAWELAGHFADRPTDRVERPTQEQLHHLLGEVDKLLETLDFAPAGLEDPRLAAVLQRADLKLADWSLLEGVLRRALQRLSSSADDER; this is encoded by the coding sequence TTGACTGCTGAAGGGCAGGACGCCGACCGGCTCAGGTTTGTCCTGGTCCGACCGTCGGTGCCGGGGAATATCGGCGCCACGGCCCGCGCGATAAAGACGATGGGGCATCACCAGCTGTGGCTCGTGTCTCCTGACACGGAGTTTCCTCACCGGGAAGCGACGCGGCGCGCCGTGGAGGCGGCCGACGTGTTGGAGCAGGCGACCGTTGTCGACACGCTGGCTGAGGCCCTGGCTGGGTGTCAGCTGAGCGTGGCGGTTTCCGCCCGGCGCCGGCATGCGGACTGGCCGATCTTGAGCCCGGACGAGCTAAGAGACCGGGTCAGCAGCGTTGAGGGCGAAGTGGCGCTGGTGTTTGGCCCGGAGTCCAGCGGTCTAAGCAATGAAGAGCTTTTCCAGTGCCGCCTGCAGACCATCATCGCGTCAAACCCGCGGTGCCCGAGCCTCAATCTGTCTCACGCCGTGCAAATCTATGCCTGGGAACTCGCCGGCCATTTCGCCGACCGGCCAACCGATCGCGTTGAGCGCCCCACTCAGGAACAGCTGCACCATCTCCTGGGCGAGGTCGACAAGCTCCTGGAAACCCTCGACTTTGCCCCGGCAGGCCTCGAAGACCCGCGCCTGGCCGCTGTCCTGCAGCGTGCCGACCTCAAGCTCGCCGACTGGTCGCTCCTGGAAGGTGTTCTGCGCCGCGCGCTCCAGCGTCTGTCCAGCTCCGCCGACGACGAGCGATAG
- a CDS encoding M14 family metallopeptidase, producing MRFQHSAALAAFINVARRFRPAVCRALCLTAAALAAGLTASPAIAQVSGAGTGLVSNLGEPLWPETRYNPQVPTFEKVLGYRAGERITSTAAARRYFEALAAARPKQLQFFSYGESWQGRPLYYLAIGSAENIQGLEQFEVDMQQLADPTTDSETAETLLSRLPASVWLAYSVHGNEISPTDAAMMTAYHLLAAEEDPVVDQILAETIVWLTPVQNPDGRERFLFNFDQTLGLTPDTDRQSAQHDQPWPGGRVNHYLFDLNRDWLALTQPETRGHVAALRRWLPLVFVDLHEMGPDATYYFAPEAVPYNPHLASDQRANLTLFGRNNARWFDRFGIDYFTREIFDAFYPGYGASWPAYYGAVAMTYEQASVGGLAIRRRNGSTLTYGDSVRNHFVTSVSTAQATAIHREKLLQDFRRYQLSAVAEGERGVREYLISSAGDASAADKLAGVLTQQGVSVRRAIEPFSACGEDYPAGSYAVSLAQPAKRLIRTLLDPQVDMDAEFLEEQERRRSKDLGDQIYDVTSWSLPLMYNVTTRPCQRPTKGAFEPTGSEWVRPGSLENAGATVAYLAPWGTRAAVRLLTAALRDGLRVRGSDQPFTQNGTRYPAGTLIMPVAGNPVDLGARLATMARRSGATVIGVSDSWVEEGPNFGSFNVTDLPAPRVALAWDNPTRIYSAGAARFVIERQFGYPVTPIRSDRLARADLSGYDVLILPETYSPYATALTASLDEWVREGGTVIALGNALDAVIQGKEPLLSLKREYDHRSPQPAGGNGDEENVSPVSGTMLTDLKQYEAAIAAPEQSPEYVPGVLLNADVEGEHWLAAGVKPTLNVLLRGNRIYAPLRRDQGITVARFGDPDSLLVSGYLWQENREQLAFKPFVVTRRVGRGHVIGFTADPNVRGYLDGLNVLFMNAVLRSAGHSARLR from the coding sequence ATGCGCTTTCAGCACTCTGCGGCACTCGCCGCTTTCATCAACGTCGCGCGCCGTTTCCGGCCCGCGGTCTGTCGGGCTCTATGCCTCACCGCAGCGGCGCTGGCGGCCGGTCTGACGGCCAGTCCGGCCATCGCCCAGGTCAGCGGCGCGGGCACAGGTCTCGTGAGCAACCTCGGCGAACCGCTTTGGCCAGAAACGCGCTACAACCCCCAGGTGCCGACCTTCGAGAAAGTGCTGGGTTACCGGGCCGGCGAGCGCATCACCTCCACAGCCGCGGCCAGGCGTTACTTTGAAGCGCTGGCGGCCGCTCGCCCCAAGCAGCTGCAGTTCTTCAGCTACGGCGAATCCTGGCAGGGCCGACCGCTCTATTACCTGGCGATCGGCAGCGCTGAAAACATTCAGGGCCTGGAGCAGTTTGAAGTCGACATGCAGCAGCTGGCTGATCCGACGACGGATAGCGAGACGGCGGAGACGCTGCTCTCCCGACTTCCCGCGAGCGTCTGGCTCGCCTACAGCGTGCACGGTAACGAGATATCCCCGACCGACGCCGCGATGATGACGGCATACCATCTGCTGGCCGCCGAGGAAGATCCGGTTGTCGATCAGATTCTGGCGGAGACCATCGTCTGGCTGACGCCGGTCCAAAACCCCGACGGGCGGGAACGCTTTCTATTCAACTTCGATCAGACCCTGGGACTGACGCCGGATACCGATCGACAGTCGGCGCAGCATGACCAGCCCTGGCCCGGCGGTCGGGTCAATCATTACCTGTTCGACCTCAACCGGGACTGGCTGGCCCTGACCCAGCCAGAGACGCGCGGTCACGTCGCGGCGCTGCGGCGCTGGCTGCCGCTGGTGTTTGTCGACCTGCACGAGATGGGGCCCGACGCCACGTACTACTTTGCGCCGGAGGCGGTTCCCTACAATCCGCATCTGGCGAGCGACCAGCGGGCCAATCTGACCCTCTTCGGCCGCAATAACGCCCGTTGGTTCGATCGGTTTGGCATCGACTACTTCACCCGCGAGATTTTCGACGCCTTTTATCCGGGCTACGGCGCTTCCTGGCCGGCCTACTACGGCGCCGTGGCGATGACCTACGAACAGGCTTCCGTCGGTGGACTGGCCATCCGGCGTCGCAACGGCAGCACCCTCACGTACGGCGACAGCGTCCGCAATCACTTTGTCACCTCGGTGTCGACCGCCCAGGCGACCGCCATTCATCGCGAAAAGCTGCTCCAGGACTTTCGCCGCTATCAGCTCAGCGCGGTCGCTGAGGGTGAGCGCGGCGTTCGGGAGTACCTGATCAGCAGCGCCGGCGACGCGTCAGCCGCGGACAAGCTGGCCGGCGTGCTGACGCAGCAGGGTGTATCCGTACGACGGGCCATCGAACCGTTCAGCGCCTGCGGCGAGGACTACCCGGCCGGCAGCTACGCCGTCTCGCTGGCACAGCCGGCAAAACGGCTGATTCGGACGCTCCTCGATCCGCAGGTCGACATGGATGCCGAGTTCCTCGAGGAGCAGGAGCGCCGACGCAGCAAAGACTTGGGCGATCAGATCTATGACGTCACCAGCTGGTCCCTCCCGCTGATGTACAACGTGACAACCCGGCCCTGCCAGCGCCCGACCAAAGGCGCTTTCGAGCCGACCGGATCGGAATGGGTTCGGCCCGGGTCGCTCGAGAACGCCGGCGCCACCGTGGCGTATCTTGCGCCCTGGGGCACCCGCGCGGCAGTCCGGCTGCTCACCGCCGCGTTGCGCGATGGACTCCGAGTCCGCGGCAGCGATCAGCCTTTTACGCAGAACGGCACCCGCTACCCGGCGGGCACGCTCATCATGCCGGTTGCCGGCAACCCGGTAGACCTTGGCGCCCGACTGGCAACGATGGCGCGGCGCAGCGGCGCCACCGTGATCGGCGTATCCGACAGCTGGGTCGAGGAAGGCCCCAACTTCGGAAGCTTTAACGTGACCGATCTACCGGCACCGCGCGTCGCCCTGGCCTGGGACAATCCGACGCGGATCTACTCCGCCGGCGCTGCGCGGTTCGTGATCGAACGCCAGTTCGGCTATCCGGTGACGCCGATCCGCAGTGACCGTCTCGCGCGGGCCGATCTGTCGGGCTACGACGTGCTGATCCTTCCGGAGACTTACTCACCCTATGCCACGGCACTGACCGCTAGCCTCGATGAGTGGGTACGTGAGGGCGGCACGGTCATCGCCCTGGGCAATGCGCTGGACGCGGTGATCCAGGGCAAAGAGCCCCTGCTGTCGCTCAAGCGAGAATATGACCACCGCAGCCCACAGCCCGCCGGCGGCAATGGTGACGAAGAGAACGTGAGCCCGGTTTCCGGCACGATGCTGACCGACCTCAAACAGTATGAGGCCGCGATCGCCGCGCCGGAGCAGTCGCCGGAATACGTGCCGGGCGTGTTGCTCAACGCGGACGTGGAGGGTGAACACTGGCTGGCGGCCGGCGTTAAACCGACGCTGAACGTGTTGCTGCGGGGCAATCGGATCTACGCGCCGCTGCGGCGCGACCAGGGCATAACCGTGGCGCGCTTTGGTGATCCCGATTCACTGCTGGTCAGCGGCTATCTGTGGCAGGAAAACCGCGAGCAGCTGGCCTTCAAGCCTTTTGTCGTGACCCGCCGCGTCGGGCGTGGCCACGTGATCGGGTTCACCGCCGACCCGAACGTCCGGGGTTACCTGGACGGCCTCAACGTGCTGTTTATGAACGCCGTGCTGCGCAGCGCCGGCCACAGCGCCCGGCTCCGCTGA